A part of Miscanthus floridulus cultivar M001 chromosome 6, ASM1932011v1, whole genome shotgun sequence genomic DNA contains:
- the LOC136457154 gene encoding uncharacterized protein, with protein MSRVPKWKIEKTKVKVVFRLQFHATNIPSTGWDKLFLSFISADTGKVSAKTNKANVRNGSCKWPDPIYEATRLLQDPRTKTYDDKLYKLVVAMGTSRSSILGEVDVNLAEFAEALKPTSIALPLRGSDFGTLLHITAQLLTTKTGFREFEQQRETGTRSSQQLLNQRSHDPAEVAAASSDIGIDKVNSRIKLKENSLGFPLAEDSAGSTDDYENSSHTSDGIFTEKNDPHGAHEISSFRSSSDLPLCSTSRSRTPEKGARWGKHLSPQGSNDWTHGWSPEYCADKDLAAAHDENNRLRTRLEVAESAFSQLKTEATSLEHVTDKLGTETQGLAQQLAVELMSRNQLTTEVSLLRTECSNLKQELEEIRSSKLSQNKFDVEGKTMIKYGNDTLATESIHHLQTEWLQGLLLLESKLQQTRNNALHGLQASDLDFLLADLGALQRVIENLKQGVQPGQMKENHNAEHLVPLTGYLSNSGHNDTLKKNYGGNTGTMEEKMCELLQKLEDSKTEKENLLEKMSQMERYYESFIHKLEESQKQTAIELENLRKEHNSCLYTVSVLQAQKQKMHEEMNDQLMRFVEDRTALEAQNKELERRAVATETALKRVRFNYSAAVERLQKDLELLSVQVLSMYESNETLAKQSLLEDFDSLPEEHSAVEDLCGNNEHEQYRPGVKQIGPEGLYSEKETDSQKNPLRALKIEELRARSEFQAHTDSWGNHSNLEGPRRASSAMESEHLEMFISNIKWQIFSDVLRESHYAALDIIKCMQGRLHMLEMQLQDSNDARQSLVLRLNSALDQAKSVKESEAGYVLKCDDLTVKNQILEAKLHDITVENALFMEKLTESERLVQEHKTCESKYKVCAEEVMRLDNLLFKESLLTNQLKDELASLREGFEAMKDELNKQSSINNDIQMVSTSLQDQLGDLCSKIVSSNKEVNISALEEASLLHELESKNYTAVMKRLESFHQQTFDKVLHLLEEKEVLEKMCDALQRRSEEAETKLHGMEQKFICDMDATKQKLNLSEELVDKLQQELQDMAHKLRICSDSQEKYSVTNGDLTSKLSQMEIELQHATSENEALVEKLKEFGVTVEELERTKIYLAQHEEDNQTLTQSLESKHELLVHMESEIKCLRDDLMCTDENFLREKRLKEELESALASLTSQLGEKDQVLLSFDEHKTELIHLNGQLLDMEKIHSSMQDSLSQSEQIQRDLNCKNCSLQSQLSILENELGTVAEAMLSSEIEASYMRSQVREAVVQLNMLRNEFEKLQLKSKEADELLRAHMSTEAELADRNSTLEAAIHSLETNLSSVIQEKEGLEELMKGHDEASTQVSNNKSRDIAVNNSDRVLKDQDEISQLRVLQADLEEQVDNLKSTKDETEILNMILRSKLEEQNTVMLSLLQNQRHELINSIEQNKDLTQKLAEQSLKAEEFKNLSIHLRELKEKAEAGRKEKEGSLHAMQDSLRIAFIKEQYESKVQELKGQVFVNKKYAEEMLLKLQSALDDVETGKKNEIALAKRIEELSMKVSEMEVEMLDLSADKRELSNAYDSMLTELECTKLNLDYCNEEKQKIEVSLEECSEERNRIRVELDLVKKLLENMALTDNNASRDSSESCTPGTTSIGHILGDGKAESASKATPNTTKMDSGLQEREIQSRSLSSNLSQGAEDVVKFGDNEESKNLENCDEEMELSTENNLNGNNSIKDISQEHKKLANEFNLFQKELERLKNENLSPLLPLDVNLTDPSLSGLERTLSQLDMANEHLQSIFPSFKELPGSGNAFERLLALELELAEALQAKKKTDILFQSSFLRQHNDEAAVLQSFRDINELIQDTIELKRRQMAVENELKEMQGRYSELSVQFAEVEGERQKLEMNLKNRTPWRS; from the exons ATGTCAAGGGTACCAAAATGGAAGATCGAAAAGACCAAAGTTAAGGTTGTATTCCGGCTGCAATTCCATGCCACAAAT ATTCCATCAACAGGGTGGGACAAACTATTTTTGTCCTTCATCTCTGCTGATACGGGAAAGGTGAGCGCAAAAACAAATAAGGCAAATGTCAGGAACGGGAGTTGCAAATGGCCTGATCCCATCTATGAAGCAACACGGCTTCTTCAGGATCCTCGGACTAAGACATACGATGACAAGCTATATAAGCTTGTTGTGGCCATG GGGACGTCACGGTCTAGTATTCTTGGTGAGGTTGATGTCAATCTTGCTGAATTCGCAGAAGCACTGAAGCCGACTTCAATAGCACTTCCTCTTCGTGGTTCTGACTTTGGGACACTGTTACAT ATCACAGCACAACTTCTCACTACAAAAACTGGTTTCAG AGAATTTGAGCAGCAAAGAGAAACTGGCACCAGAAGCTCTCAGCAGTTATTGAACCAAAGAAGTCATGATCCTGCTGAAGTTGCTGCGGCCTCATCAGACATTGGCATTGATAAG GTTAATTCGAGGATTAAGCTAAAAGAAAATTCTCTGGGGTTCCCCTTGGCTGAAGATTCTGCAGGATCAACAGATGACTATGAAAATTCGTCACATACTTCAGATGGTATTTTTACTGAAAAGAATGATCCACATGGTGCACATGAAATCAGTAGCTTTAGGAGCTCAAGTGACTTACCTCTTTGTTCTACCAGTCGAAGTCGTACACCAGAAAAAGGCGCCCGTTGGGGTAAACACCTTTCACCGCAAGGGAGCAATGATTGGACTCATGGCTGGAGTCCTGAGTACTGTGCTGATAAAGATTTAGCTGCCGCTCATGATGAGAATAACCGGCTCAGAACCAGATTGGAGGTGGCTGAGTCAGCGTTTTCTCAGCTTAAGACAGAAGCGACATCTCTGGAGCATGTTACTGACAAGTTAGGCACTGAGACACAGGGCCTTGCTCAACAGCTTGCTGTTGAACTCATGTCACGGAATCAACTCACTACTGAAGTGTCCTTGCTAAGAACAGAATGTTCTAATCTGAAACAAGAGTTGGAAGAAATAAGATCTTCTAAACTCTCGCAGAACAAGTTTGACGTAGAAGGTAAAACTATGATTAAGTATGGTAACGATACTCTTGCTACAGAGTCCATTCATCATCTCCAAACTGAATGGCTGCAAGGCTTGCTACTTCTTGAAAGTAAACTGCAGCAGACCAGAAACAATGCTCTCCATGGACTACAAGCAAGTGATCTTGATTTTCTTCTTGCTGATCTGGGGGCACTTCAACGTGTCATTGAGAACCTCAAGCAAGGTGTTCAACCAGGACAAATGAAAGAAAATCACAATGCAGAACATTTGGTTCCACTTACTGGTTATCTATCAAACTCAGGACATAATGATACCCTCAAGAAAAATTATGGTGGTAATACAGGCACAATGGAGGAGAAAATGTGTGAGCTCCTGCAGAAGCTGGAGGACTCAAAAACTGAGAAGGAGAATCTCCTGGAGAAGATGAGCCAGATGGAGCGTTACTATGAATCTTTTATCCATAAGCTTGAGGAGAGCCAGAAGCAGACAGCAATTGAATTAGAAAATCTCAGGAAAGAGCATAACTCTTGTTTGTACACAGTTTCTGTCCTCCAAGCCCAGAAGCAAAAAATGCACGAGGAAATGAATGATCAACTAATGAGATTTGTGGAGGACCGAACAGCTTTAGAAGCTCAAAATAAGGAGCTTGAGAGGAGGGCTGTTGCTACAGAAACTGCCCTCAAGAGGGTTCGATTCAATTATTCTGCAGCTGTGGAACGTCTACAGAAAGACCTTGAGTTATTGTCGGTTCAGGTTCTCTCTATGTATGAGTCAAATGAAACTCTTGCCAAGCAATCATTACTAGAAGATTTTGATAGTTTACCTGAGGAACACTCTGCTGTGGAAGATTTATGTGGCAATAATGAACATGAGCAATACAGGCCTGGTGTCAAACAAATCGGACCTGAAGGTCTATATTCAGAGAAAGAAACTGATAGCCAGAAAAATCCTCTTCGGGCACTCAAGATTGAAGAGCTCCGTGCGAGATCAGAGTTTCAAGCACATACTGATTCATGGGGGAACCACTCAAACTTGGAAGGGCCAAGAAGGGCCTCTAGCGCTATGGAGTCTGAGCATTTAGAAATGTTTATTTCCAACATCAAGTGGCAGATATTTTCTGATGTATTACGTGAATCTCACTATGCTGCATTGGATATCATTAAATGCATGCAGGGAAGGTTGCACATGTTAGAAATGCAGCTTCAAGACTCTAATGATGCTAGGCAATCTCTAGTGCTCAGGTTGAACTCTGCATTGGACCAAGCCAAAAGTGTCAAAGAAAGCGAAGCAGGATATGTTTTGAAGTGTGATGATCTGACTGTAAAGAACCAAATATTAGAAGCAAAGCTTCATGATATTACAGTTGAAAATGCTTTGTTTATGGAAAAGCTCACGGAGTCTGAAAGACTTGTTCAGGAACATAAAACTTGTGAAAGCAAGTACAAGGTCTGCGCTGAGGAAGTTATGAGATTGGACAACCTTTTATTCAAAGAAAGTCTACTAACCAACCAGCTTAAGGATGAGCTCGCGTCACTAAGAGAAGgttttgaggccatgaaagaTGAGTTAAATAAGCAATCCTCCATAAACAATGATATACAAATGGTTTCTACATCCCTTCAGGATCAACTGGGTGACCTATGCTCTAAAATTGTATCTTCTAACAAGGAAGTCAACATTTCAGCCTTAGAAGAGGCATCTTTGCTGCATGAACTTGAGAGTAAGAATTACACTGCTGTGATGAAAAGATTGGAATCCTTCCATCAGCAAACATTTGACAAGGTACTTCATCTTCTTGAGGAGAAGGAAGTACTGGAGAAAATGTGTGATGCTCTTCAGAGAAGGTCAGAGGAGGCTGAGACAAAATTGCATGGTATGGAGCAGAAGTTTATATGTGATATGGATGCCACAAAGCAGAAGCTAAACTTGTCTGAGGAACTTGTAGACAAGCTTCAGCAAGAACTGCAGGACATGGCTCACAAACTTAGGATTTGCTCTGATTCTCAAGAAAAATATTCTGTTACCAATGGTGACTTAACATCAAAATTGTCACAAATGGAAATTGAGCTACAGCATGCAACTAGTGAGAATGAGGCTCTTGTTGAAAAATTGAAAGAGTTTGGTGTTACTGTAGAGGAACTCGAGAGGACCAAAATATATCTTGCTCAACATGAGGAGGATAACCAGACCTTGACCCAGTCAttagagtctaaacatgaattgtTAGTGCATATGGAGAGTGAAATAAAATGTTTACGTGATGATCTGATGTGCACTGATGAGAATTTTCTAAGAGAAAAGAGACTTAAGGAGGAGCTTGAGTCTGCCCTTGCTAGTCTTACATCACAGCTTGGTGAGAAGGATCAAGTTCTACTTTCTTTTGATGAACACAAAACAGAGCTCATTCATCTGAACGGCCAACTTTTGGACATGGAAAAAATACATAGTTCAATGCAAGATTCGCTCTCACAGAGTGAACAAATCCAAAGGGACCTCAACTGTAAGAATTGCTCTCTTCAGTCCCAACTTTCAATTCTGGAAAACGAGTTAGGAACAGTTGCTGAGGCCATGCTTTCCAGTGAAATTGAAGCTAGTTATATGAGAAGTCAGGTAAGGGAGGCTGTTGTGCAGCTTAATATGTTAAGAAATGAGTTTGAGAAACTTCAACTCAAAAGCAAAGAGGCTGATGAATTATTACGGGCACACATGTCTACTGAAGCAGAATTAGCCGATAGAAATAGCACACTTGAAGCAGCTATCCATTCTCTTGAAACCAACCTTAGCAGTGTTATTCAAGAGAAGGAAGGTCTTGAGGAGCTTATGAAAGGACATGACGAAGCATCAACTCAAGTTAGTAACAACAAGTCTCGGGATATAGCAGTCAATAACAGTGACAGAGTATTGAAGGATCAAGATGAGATTTCGCAGCTTAGAGTCTTGCAGGCAGATCTTGAAGAGCAAGTTGATAATTTGAAATCTACAAAAGATGAGACCGAAATTTTAAACATGATTCTTAGGTCAAAATTGGAGGAGCAAAACACTGTGATGTTATCGTTGCTCCAGAATCAAAGGCATGAGTTGATAAATTCAATAGAACAGAACAAGGATCTTACTCAAAAACTTGCTGAACAAAGTCTGAAGGCAGAAGAGTTCAAAAACTTGTCTATCCATTTGAGAGAGCTAAAAGAAAAGGCTGAAGCTGGAAGAAAGGAGAAGGAAGGATCGTTACATGCCATGCAAGATTCCCTTAGAATTGCATTTATTAAGGAGCAGTATGAATCGAAGGTCCAAGAGCTGAAAGGTCAAGTTTTTGTCAATAAAAAATATGCTGAAGAGATGCTGCTGAAGCTGCAAAGTGCTTTGGATGATGTTGAAACTGGGAAGAAAAATGAGATTGCTCTTGCTAAGAGAATTGAAGAGTTGTCAATGAAAGTTTCTGAAATGGAGGTGGAGATGCTTGATTTATCAGCTGATAAAAGAGAATTGTCAAATGCATATGACAGCATGTTGACAGAACTAGAATGCACAAAACTAAACTTAGATTATTgcaatgaagaaaagcagaagattGAAGTCTCTCTTGAAGAGTGCAGCGAGGAACGTAACAGAATAAGGGTGGAACTTGACCTGGTTAAGAAGTTATTGGAGAATATGGCATTAACAGACAATAATGCGTCACGTGATAGTTCTGAATCATGCACCCCTGGAACCACATCGATTGGGCATATTCTTGGAGATGGCAAGGCTGAGTCTGCATCAAAGGCCACACCAAATACAACAAAAATGGATTCAGGGTTACAGGAACGTGAAATTCAGAGTAGAAGTTTATCATCAAATTTGTCTCAAGGAGCAGAGGATGTTGTGAAGTTTGGTGATAATGAAGAGAGCAAGAACTTGGAG AATTGTGATGAGGAAATGGAATTGTCAACAGAGAACAATTTGAATGGCAACAATAGCATCAAAGATATTTCTCAAGAGCATAAGAAATTAGCAAATGAATTCAACCTTTTCCAGAAGGAG CTGGAAAGATTGAAAAATGAGAATCTGTCTCCTCTTCTTCCCCTAGATGTTAATCTAACTGACCCATCACTCAGTGGTTTGGAAAGGACATTATCACAACTTGATATG GCAAATGAGCATTTGCAAAGTATTTTTCCTTCATTTAAAGAGCTTCCTGGTTCTGGCAATGCCTTTGAAAGACTACTCGCTTTGGAACTCGAGCTTGCAGAAGCTCTCCAAGCAAAGAAGAAAACAGACATCCTTTTCCAGAG TTCATTCTTGAGGCAGCACAATGATGAAGCAGCAGTCTTGCAAAGCTTCAGGGACATCAATGAACTGATACAAGATACTATCGAGTTGAAGAGGAGGCAGATGGCAGTAGAAAATGAGCTAAAAGAGATGCAGGGCAGGTATTCAGAGCTCAGTGTGCAGTTTGCCGAGGTGGAGGGTGAAAGACAGAAGCTCGAAATGAATCTGAAGAACCGAACACCATGGAGATCATAG